In Mastigocladopsis repens PCC 10914, a single window of DNA contains:
- a CDS encoding STAS domain-containing protein has product MTITSECQVVLFKPEGRIDLQGGMALNERMAAVVPQRNQLWVIDLTKVDFMDSSGLVSLVKGLRSARQSGCRLVLCNVQAAVRLILELTQLDSVFEIFNTYDDIFTVVQERSLVTAD; this is encoded by the coding sequence ATGACTATCACATCAGAATGTCAAGTCGTTTTATTTAAACCCGAAGGACGCATAGATTTACAGGGTGGTATGGCTCTCAACGAAAGGATGGCTGCCGTAGTTCCTCAACGGAATCAACTTTGGGTTATTGACCTAACAAAAGTTGATTTTATGGATAGTTCTGGGTTAGTTTCCCTAGTGAAAGGATTGAGGTCTGCACGTCAAAGCGGTTGTCGCTTGGTTCTTTGCAATGTTCAAGCCGCTGTACGGTTGATTTTGGAATTGACCCAACTAGATTCAGTGTTTGAAATCTTCAACACTTACGACGATATATTCACCGTTGTTCAAGAAAGAAGCCTAGTCACAGCAGACTAA
- a CDS encoding Npun_F5560 family protein — MSQTDTSTIQALSAEVSKLRQELQLRDQLVQQLSQELFRLVKGNTHFMSQPEVSERHLTQLQELREQLQAVEQQVTFYQEQISARDTEIYQSRQSVQELTDRSRMLEQVVQELPQIYRRKFEERMAPVREKIAMLQRENRQLQAELQSVSYRLALKTRTASHSGIDLPNFPRLASSQSNISTQNA, encoded by the coding sequence GTGAGCCAAACTGATACCTCTACTATCCAAGCTCTCTCTGCAGAAGTCTCGAAGCTACGCCAAGAATTGCAGCTTCGCGACCAACTAGTGCAACAGCTGTCTCAAGAACTCTTCCGACTGGTTAAGGGCAACACTCATTTTATGTCCCAACCAGAAGTCTCTGAGCGTCATCTGACTCAGTTGCAAGAACTACGAGAACAACTGCAAGCTGTGGAGCAACAGGTGACTTTTTACCAAGAGCAAATATCGGCACGCGACACTGAGATCTATCAATCGAGACAGTCAGTGCAAGAACTCACAGATCGCAGTCGCATGCTGGAGCAAGTCGTACAGGAATTGCCTCAAATCTATCGTCGTAAGTTCGAGGAGCGTATGGCTCCAGTTAGAGAAAAAATAGCAATGCTACAGCGTGAAAATCGCCAACTCCAGGCAGAACTCCAAAGTGTCAGTTACCGTCTGGCGCTGAAAACCCGTACAGCTTCTCACAGTGGTATAGATTTGCCTAATTTTCCCCGCCTAGCATCCTCCCAAAGTAATATTTCCACGCAAAATGCCTAA